One genomic segment of Arachis duranensis cultivar V14167 chromosome 4, aradu.V14167.gnm2.J7QH, whole genome shotgun sequence includes these proteins:
- the LOC107484277 gene encoding pentatricopeptide repeat-containing protein At1g11710, mitochondrial-like isoform X1, whose protein sequence is MLAAATRRYLVLHRNSLETPPPPASSSFEPPLRDSKGRPPQGVELVLPRSEKRAGTLRHTFEDLRCRSLLPFRQPRASRASAPPSRRCRPRRRYLLSDMPLLRPRPDLFPATDDHRHPKIAFPHTVLKRRKAYSFLVAEGASQVSVKLGWLFDDGMNLSFSSKSRNLLARAFHAGKRFLNPDSGDIVFKAICVNLKHKRWSVLERLSPKLTSSLVSQVVCEFQNSPQLALDFYNWVGGLFPHSLDSCCTLVHVLVKSRKFHEALFLLRNLITQDGTSPLVVLEVLIESYRKCCSSIAAFDSLVRACTQVGATEGAYDVIYSLRSRGCFITIHAWNNFLNHLLQLNEIDRFWNLYRGMGSFGYMENVNTFNLVIYALCKEYRLVEAISVLYRMMKGGIFPNVVSFNIIIDAACKIGKLGLSLKLFKRMTMISGDFVWPNSVTYNCIINGFCKTGKLLLAEEMLHKMAKAGKEPSVRTYATLIDGYARWGSLEEALRFCDVMVERGLVPNNVVYNSILYWFYREGGIEEASMLLSDMIDKHIWPDQYSYAILTKGFCRNGNLTEALKFHSQILEHNLIHDSFSHNILLNYICKRKNMAGAKQLLGNMITRGLAFDVYTYGTMIDGYCKLGNTNDALQVFDWMIKMDEKPNLTIYNSVINGLCKMASTDAAEYIVDELRKRRLFDATTFNTLISGYCTSGQIDKVFNLTMEMKRLGISANRVTYNTLINLLCKCGCEEEAKELMKMMIVQGICPDFVTYTILVTHFIKKCSPNEVIALHDYMILKGVVPDQKTYDIIVTPLLKEEG, encoded by the exons ATGCTAGCTGCGGCAACCCGTCGCTATCTCGTGCTCCATCGTAATTCCCTGGAAACGCCACCGCCACCTGCTTCTTCGTCGTTCGAGCCTCCTCTTCGAGATTCCAAGGGAAGACCGCCGCAAGGAGTGGAGCTGGTCTTGCCAAGATCGGAGAAACGCGCCGGAACCCTCCGCCACACCTTCGAGGATCTCCGGTGCCGGTCGCTGCTGCCATTCCGTCAACCCAGGGCGTCGCGAGCATCTGCTCCCCCCTCACGGAGGTGCCGTCCTCGGCGCCGCTACCTGTTGTCAGATATGCCGCTGCTTCGTCCTCGACCGGATTTGTTCCCCGCCACGGACGACCACCGGCATCCAAAGATTGCGTTCCCGCATACAG TTCTTAAGAGAAGAAAAGCATACTCTTTTTTGGTGGCAGAAGGAGCTTCTCAAG TGTCCGTAAAACTTGGTTGGCTATTTGATGATGGTATGAATTTGAGCTTTTCATCCAAAAGTCGTAACCTTTTGGCTCGAGCTTTTCATGCTGGTAAGCGTTTCTTAAACCCAGATTCTGGAGATATTGTTTTCAAAGCTATTTGTGTTAATTTAAAGCATAAGAGATGGAGTGTATTGGAGCGATTATCCCCCAAGCTCACCAGCTCTTTGGTGAGCCAAGTTGTTTGCGAGTTCCAAAACTCGCCACAGTTGGCTTTAGATTTTTATAACTGGGTTGGAGGGTTGTTCCCTCACTCATTAGATTCCTGTTGCACTTTGGTTCATGTGCTAGTGAAGTCAAGAAAATTTCATGAGGCCCTGTTTCTGCTGAGAAACTTGATTACTCAAGACGGTACTTCTCCATTGGTGGTGTTGGAAGTATTGATAGAGAGTTATCGAAAATGTTGCTCTAGTATTGCGGCTTTTGATTCATTGGTGAGGGCTTGTACTCAGGTTGGGGCTACTGAAGGTGCTTATGATGTCATCTATAGTTTAAGGAGTCGGGGTTGTTTCATTACTATTCATGCTTGGAATAATTTCCTAAATCACTTGTTGCAATTGAATGAAATCGATAGATTTTGGAATTTGTATAGAGGAATGGGTTCTTTTGGTTACATGGAAAATGTGAATACTTTTAATTTGGTTATCTATGCTCTGTGTAAGGAGTACCGACTAGTGGAAGCTATTTCAGTGTTATATAGGATGATGAAGGGTGGAATTTTCCCCAATGTAGTCTCGTTTAACATAATCATAGACGCGGCATGCAAGATTGGCAAATTGGGTCTTTCCTTGAAACTTTTTAAAAGGATGACCATGATATCAGGGGATTTTGTTTGGCCCAATTCTGTTACGTACAACTGCATAATCAACGGGTTTTGCAAGACTGGGAAATTATTACTTGCAGAAGAAATGCTTCATAAAATGGCCAAGGCTGGTAAAGAGCCGAGTGTTCGTACATATGCTACTTTGATAGATGGATATGCTAGGTGGGGAAGTCTGGAGGAGGCACTGAGGTTCTGTGATGTAATGGTGGAAAGGGGATTGGTCCCTAATAACGTTGTTTATAATTCGATTTTATATTGGTTTTATCGTGAAGGAGGGATTGAGGAAGCTTCTATGCTACTATCTGACATGATTGATAAGCATATATGGCCTGATCAATACTCATATGCAATTCTTACCAAAGGCTTTTGTAGAAATGGAAATCTGACTGAAGCTCTTAAGTTTCATAGCCAGATTTTAGAACATAACCTAATACATGATTCTTTTTCTCACAACATACTTCTTAATTATATATGCAAAAGGAAAAACATGGCAGGAGCTAAGCAACTATTGGGCAACATGATTACTCGTGGCCTTGCTTTTGATGTTTATACATACGGAACTATGATTGATGGATACTGTAAACTAGGTAACACAAACGACGCGCTCCAAGTTTTTGATTGGATGATAAAGATGGATGAGAAGCCCAACTTGACAATATACAATTCTGTCATTAATGGTCTGTGTAAAATGGCCTCAACAGATGCTGCAGAATACATAGTTGATGAATTACGAAAGAGAAGATTATTTGATGCAACGACATTTAATACCTTGATTAGTGGATATTGCACTAGTGGACAAATTGATAAAGTGTTTAATTTGACGATGGAAATGAAAAGGTTGGGAATTTCTGCAAATAGAGTCACATATAATACACTGATAAACCTTCTTTGCAAGTGTGGTTGCGAGGAAGAAGCAAAAGaattgatgaagatgatgattgtCCAGGGTATTTGTCCTGATTTTGTAACGTACACTATACTTGTTACTCACTTCATCAAGAAATGTAGTCCTAATGAGGTGATTGCATTACATGACTACATGATTCTAAAAGGAGTTGTCCCTGACCAGAAAACATATGATATCATTGTAACACCACTTTTAAAAGAAGAAGGatga
- the LOC107484277 gene encoding pentatricopeptide repeat-containing protein At1g11710, mitochondrial-like isoform X2, with amino-acid sequence MLAAATRRYLVLHRNSLETPPPPASSSFEPPLRDSKGRPPQGVELVLPRSEKRAGTLRHTFEDLRCRSLLPFRQPRASRASAPPSRRCRPRRRYLLSDMPLLRPRPDLFPATDDHRHPKIAFPHTVSVKLGWLFDDGMNLSFSSKSRNLLARAFHAGKRFLNPDSGDIVFKAICVNLKHKRWSVLERLSPKLTSSLVSQVVCEFQNSPQLALDFYNWVGGLFPHSLDSCCTLVHVLVKSRKFHEALFLLRNLITQDGTSPLVVLEVLIESYRKCCSSIAAFDSLVRACTQVGATEGAYDVIYSLRSRGCFITIHAWNNFLNHLLQLNEIDRFWNLYRGMGSFGYMENVNTFNLVIYALCKEYRLVEAISVLYRMMKGGIFPNVVSFNIIIDAACKIGKLGLSLKLFKRMTMISGDFVWPNSVTYNCIINGFCKTGKLLLAEEMLHKMAKAGKEPSVRTYATLIDGYARWGSLEEALRFCDVMVERGLVPNNVVYNSILYWFYREGGIEEASMLLSDMIDKHIWPDQYSYAILTKGFCRNGNLTEALKFHSQILEHNLIHDSFSHNILLNYICKRKNMAGAKQLLGNMITRGLAFDVYTYGTMIDGYCKLGNTNDALQVFDWMIKMDEKPNLTIYNSVINGLCKMASTDAAEYIVDELRKRRLFDATTFNTLISGYCTSGQIDKVFNLTMEMKRLGISANRVTYNTLINLLCKCGCEEEAKELMKMMIVQGICPDFVTYTILVTHFIKKCSPNEVIALHDYMILKGVVPDQKTYDIIVTPLLKEEG; translated from the exons ATGCTAGCTGCGGCAACCCGTCGCTATCTCGTGCTCCATCGTAATTCCCTGGAAACGCCACCGCCACCTGCTTCTTCGTCGTTCGAGCCTCCTCTTCGAGATTCCAAGGGAAGACCGCCGCAAGGAGTGGAGCTGGTCTTGCCAAGATCGGAGAAACGCGCCGGAACCCTCCGCCACACCTTCGAGGATCTCCGGTGCCGGTCGCTGCTGCCATTCCGTCAACCCAGGGCGTCGCGAGCATCTGCTCCCCCCTCACGGAGGTGCCGTCCTCGGCGCCGCTACCTGTTGTCAGATATGCCGCTGCTTCGTCCTCGACCGGATTTGTTCCCCGCCACGGACGACCACCGGCATCCAAAGATTGCGTTCCCGCATACAG TGTCCGTAAAACTTGGTTGGCTATTTGATGATGGTATGAATTTGAGCTTTTCATCCAAAAGTCGTAACCTTTTGGCTCGAGCTTTTCATGCTGGTAAGCGTTTCTTAAACCCAGATTCTGGAGATATTGTTTTCAAAGCTATTTGTGTTAATTTAAAGCATAAGAGATGGAGTGTATTGGAGCGATTATCCCCCAAGCTCACCAGCTCTTTGGTGAGCCAAGTTGTTTGCGAGTTCCAAAACTCGCCACAGTTGGCTTTAGATTTTTATAACTGGGTTGGAGGGTTGTTCCCTCACTCATTAGATTCCTGTTGCACTTTGGTTCATGTGCTAGTGAAGTCAAGAAAATTTCATGAGGCCCTGTTTCTGCTGAGAAACTTGATTACTCAAGACGGTACTTCTCCATTGGTGGTGTTGGAAGTATTGATAGAGAGTTATCGAAAATGTTGCTCTAGTATTGCGGCTTTTGATTCATTGGTGAGGGCTTGTACTCAGGTTGGGGCTACTGAAGGTGCTTATGATGTCATCTATAGTTTAAGGAGTCGGGGTTGTTTCATTACTATTCATGCTTGGAATAATTTCCTAAATCACTTGTTGCAATTGAATGAAATCGATAGATTTTGGAATTTGTATAGAGGAATGGGTTCTTTTGGTTACATGGAAAATGTGAATACTTTTAATTTGGTTATCTATGCTCTGTGTAAGGAGTACCGACTAGTGGAAGCTATTTCAGTGTTATATAGGATGATGAAGGGTGGAATTTTCCCCAATGTAGTCTCGTTTAACATAATCATAGACGCGGCATGCAAGATTGGCAAATTGGGTCTTTCCTTGAAACTTTTTAAAAGGATGACCATGATATCAGGGGATTTTGTTTGGCCCAATTCTGTTACGTACAACTGCATAATCAACGGGTTTTGCAAGACTGGGAAATTATTACTTGCAGAAGAAATGCTTCATAAAATGGCCAAGGCTGGTAAAGAGCCGAGTGTTCGTACATATGCTACTTTGATAGATGGATATGCTAGGTGGGGAAGTCTGGAGGAGGCACTGAGGTTCTGTGATGTAATGGTGGAAAGGGGATTGGTCCCTAATAACGTTGTTTATAATTCGATTTTATATTGGTTTTATCGTGAAGGAGGGATTGAGGAAGCTTCTATGCTACTATCTGACATGATTGATAAGCATATATGGCCTGATCAATACTCATATGCAATTCTTACCAAAGGCTTTTGTAGAAATGGAAATCTGACTGAAGCTCTTAAGTTTCATAGCCAGATTTTAGAACATAACCTAATACATGATTCTTTTTCTCACAACATACTTCTTAATTATATATGCAAAAGGAAAAACATGGCAGGAGCTAAGCAACTATTGGGCAACATGATTACTCGTGGCCTTGCTTTTGATGTTTATACATACGGAACTATGATTGATGGATACTGTAAACTAGGTAACACAAACGACGCGCTCCAAGTTTTTGATTGGATGATAAAGATGGATGAGAAGCCCAACTTGACAATATACAATTCTGTCATTAATGGTCTGTGTAAAATGGCCTCAACAGATGCTGCAGAATACATAGTTGATGAATTACGAAAGAGAAGATTATTTGATGCAACGACATTTAATACCTTGATTAGTGGATATTGCACTAGTGGACAAATTGATAAAGTGTTTAATTTGACGATGGAAATGAAAAGGTTGGGAATTTCTGCAAATAGAGTCACATATAATACACTGATAAACCTTCTTTGCAAGTGTGGTTGCGAGGAAGAAGCAAAAGaattgatgaagatgatgattgtCCAGGGTATTTGTCCTGATTTTGTAACGTACACTATACTTGTTACTCACTTCATCAAGAAATGTAGTCCTAATGAGGTGATTGCATTACATGACTACATGATTCTAAAAGGAGTTGTCCCTGACCAGAAAACATATGATATCATTGTAACACCACTTTTAAAAGAAGAAGGatga